The genomic DNA TACTCAAAAGCTGGATCGCCGGCTAGCTGACGAAACATGCGCTCCCACACGCCTGCCTTTGCCCACCGGTTATACCGCTGAAACACACGGTTCCAGGTGCCGAACTGTTCCGGCAGCTCCCGCCAGTGTGCACCGGTCCGCGCGATCCACAGCACCGCATCCACGAATGTCCGGTTATCGGTTGCGGTCCGTCCTGGATCGCTCGCTTTGCCAGGCAACAACTCTTTAATCCGCTTCCATTGGTCGTCTCGTAGCTCGCGTCTCGCCATCCTCCCTCCGGTGGGTGTTCAACAATGCCACACCAATGCCGAGGCGGAAGCTGAATGTCAACAGACCCTAGGAACATTGAGGCCTGCTCACTTGTAAAACAGGGGGCTTACCGTTATCCTTGCAACTGAGGTCTCTCAAGAGAGGTGATCATGCCCTCCGCAAAAGAGCAGATCGCCAAGATCCTTCAAGATCAACCGGATGACAGCTCCATATGATGAGCTTCTACGAGAGTTAGCGTTCGCAAGAATGATCGACAGAGGGCTCGCTGACTCTGATGCAGGAAAGATAATCAGCCATGAAGAGATGGGGCGCCGCATCAAGACATGGCAGAGCTGACGTGAACGGCCGAAGCCGAACGATGACTGCGCGACGTCTATGACTACATCGCATTCGATAATCCATCCGCTGCCAACCGAACGATCGAAACCATCTATCTGAAAACCGAATCCTACGAGAATTTCCACAATCAGGATACCGCTACTGGCAGAAACCGGGCCGACATATCCGCATCCTGCTTCACGGACATTATCGTATCGCTTACCTGATCAAGAATTCAGACGCGATCGACATCATCGGCGTCTTCCATGGAGCACTCAATATCGACCGGTACCTACTCTAGGACCCGCACCGATCGCCCCTGCGCCAACCGCATAGATGGCTTGCTTCGGATCATGGAAATTGGATGCCCAACGAGAAGTCACTTTTATACGCGTTCGACGGTCATACGTATTGCTGGGCCAGCCTATGCTATCTTGAATGTGGAATCCCGTTATACACGTTATACAATTGAGTGCACAGTTGAAGATCCGACCCCCACTGTTTGCTTACACAGCGGGCCTGATAGATTGCTTCGCTGTGTACGGCTTCATCCTCCTGTCGC from Nitrospira sp. includes the following:
- a CDS encoding Mobile element protein — translated: MARRELRDDQWKRIKELLPGKASDPGRTATDNRTFVDAVLWIARTGAHWRELPEQFGTWNRVFQRYNRWAKAGVWERMFRQLAGDPAFEYVMIDSTIVRAHQHAAGAKGGRLRRSP